One window of Papaver somniferum cultivar HN1 chromosome 9, ASM357369v1, whole genome shotgun sequence genomic DNA carries:
- the LOC113312854 gene encoding uncharacterized protein LOC113312854, whose product MEEDPKMIKIGTLMDKDREETLVRMLKEYPNIYAWKLGDMLGIDPEVIKHELRTKPCTNPVKQKLRKVAPEYHRAVEKELSKLLDAGFIKKVRYPTWISNMFIVPKNSDGVRVCIDFTNLDKACLKNSYPLPSIDQLVEAVEGHEELPFMDGYSGYNQIALAEEGKVARIAKWNTQLEKFNIIYEIQTAQKSQVLVDFLEGLPLDNGKEVKDIPGVEDDGKDLINVLEPSSQRRRGLRRRI is encoded by the exons ATGGAAGAGGATCCCAAGATGATCAAGATAGGAACGTTGATGGATAAGGATAGAGAAGAAACATTAGTCAGAATGCTCAAGGAATATCCTAACATCTATGcatggaagctaggagatatgctaGGGATCGATCCCGAAGTCATAAAACATGAACTTCGGACAAAGCCATGCACAAATCCAGTTAAGCAGAAATTGCGCAAGGTGGCGCCGGAATATCACCGGGCAGTAGAGAAGGAACTTAGCAAACTCTTAGACGCAGGTTTCATAAAGAAAGTCAGATATCCGACCTGGATTTCGAACATGTTCATCGTCCCGAAAAATAGCGACGGGGTAAGggtatgcatcgacttcaccaatctCGACAAGGCGTGTCTGAAGAATAGTTACCCGCTCCCAAGCATCGACCAATTGGTAGAAGCTGTAGAAGGCCACGAAGAACTgccattcatggatggatattctggttacaaccagatAGCCCTAGCAGAAGAAG GGAAGGTGGCAAGAATAGCAAAGTGGAATACACAATTGGAGAAATTCAATATTATTTACGAGATCCAAACCGCCCAAAAGTCACAAGTCTTGGTGGATTTCCTTGAAGGCTTACCTTTGGACAATGGCAAAGAAGTGAAGGACATACCAGGGGTGGAAGATGATGGAAAGGATCTGATCAATGTACTCGAACCCTCAAGCCAAAGAAGACGgggtcttcgtcgacggatctag
- the LOC113312855 gene encoding uncharacterized protein LOC113312855, producing MNAPLTFSAEDVEEDMEDHNDPLVLTLPVSGCNIKKILIDGGSSVNVLFYDTFKRIELNDEQIMSFYYTIYGFNGAPTKPLGDITLEVKAGPMKGVAATCHQYLRFPTPEGEMEIKGDQVTARECQALQNQPNSEQDEQRKSRRSKNKAAAKDKAIDPYLEEISRKIPTKGSTILTTEAGVSGAKGDEEPTK from the exons ATGAATGCACCTCTAACTTTTTCCGCCGAAGAcgttgaagaagatatggaagatcacaaTGACCCTCTGGTGCTCACGCTACCCGTCTCCGGATGTAACATAAAGaaaatcttgattgatggagggaGCTCAGTCAACGTCCTATTTTATGATACATTCAAGCGGATAGAATTGAACGATGAGCAGATAATGTCTTTTTACTACACTATTTACGGATTCAATGGTGCCCCAACGAAGCCATTAGGGGACATCACCTTAGAAGTTAAGGCAGGACCAATGAAG GGAGTAGCAGCAACATGTCACCAGTACCTTAGGTTCCCAACACCTGAaggggaaatggaaatcaaaggcgatCAAGTCACCGCACGGGAATGTCAGGCTTTACAGAATCAACCCAACAGTGAACAAGACGAGCAACGCAAATCCCGAAGAAGCAAAAACAAAGCAGCTGCTAAAGACAAGGCAATCGATCCGTATCTTGAAGAAATCTCAAGGAAAATCCCAACGAAGGGTAGCACTATTCTAACTACCGAAGCAGGCGTCTCAGGGGCAAAGGGGGATGAAGAACCTACTAAATAG